One Helicobacter suis HS1 genomic window, TTAATCACTAAAGAATCCCCAACAAGACTCACCCCATTCATCACCCCTTCTATTTGTGCTAATAAACTCCGCTTGGGTAATAACATGGGTTCTACCCCCAATGTGATGCCCTCTTTGTACTTGTGGGCATAGGCCACTAATTTAATGCGATAACCTAGTTGTTTGGCATAATGTAAATCAGAGGGTTTGATCTGTTCAATTCCTTCTACATGGATAGTGTTTAGATCAATAAGGCTATTGAAGGCTAAAAAGGCTAGGATTAAAAGCTTATGCGCGCTATCTTGCCCACTGACATCTAAATGGGCGTTGGCTTCTGCATACCCTAAACTCTGGGCTTTTTTAAGCGCCTCTTGAAAATTCTTCCCCAAGGACATTTGGCTTAAAATAAAATTACTTGTACCATTAAAAATCCCTTGTATAGCTGTAATTTCATTGGCCACTAAACCCTCTTTTAATGCCCTAATAATAGGAATTCCCCCTCCTACACTTGCCTCAAAACCAATATTAGCATGCAAAAGATGGGGGTATTTGGCTAGCATCGCCTTATTGGCCGTGATAAAACCTTTATTGCGTTTTAAAGATTCCTTAGCTATTTGGTAGGCTAATTCTACTGCACCGGTAAGTTCTAGTACAATCTGAATATCCGGATCTTCTAAAATGTCTTCTAAAGAATTGCTAAGAGGGAAATTAACCTCCCGTGCTTTAGATAAGTCTTTAACAACCCCCTTTTTAATCACTAAAGAATGCCCACACCGCCTAGCTAGTAAGTCTTGGTGTTTGTTTAGAATTTTAACAACAC contains:
- a CDS encoding homoserine dehydrogenase; the encoded protein is MAGAVYIGIVGLGCVGLSVVKILNKHQDLLARRCGHSLVIKKGVVKDLSKAREVNFPLSNSLEDILEDPDIQIVLELTGAVELAYQIAKESLKRNKGFITANKAMLAKYPHLLHANIGFEASVGGGIPIIRALKEGLVANEITAIQGIFNGTSNFILSQMSLGKNFQEALKKAQSLGYAEANAHLDVSGQDSAHKLLILAFLAFNSLIDLNTIHVEGIEQIKPSDLHYAKQLGYRIKLVAYAHKYKEGITLGVEPMLLPKRSLLAQIEGVMNGVSLVGDSLVIKKGVVKDLSKARGVSAVISDLVEMSKNLKQKRKPLKLPITPYPICSHPKRSRYIRLEFIKNAPNLVDALEAKLVIQEQNTHIYTTPPIDDQSLEQSLKPFRTSNDVRQIQVLCFYEFY